In one window of Ruminococcus albus AD2013 DNA:
- a CDS encoding nucleoside recognition protein, translating to MLVNSGCLRILTKPFKWIPLVFFRMPEGVFTVFLISTFAGYPVGIKILSDMLDSGEIDAETAEKASCFCYCGGPAFYSGAIGLTVFGSKEVGLLIFLSVLLSNIVIAFFVCRTSELKENRIVSEKRNGDLLVGSITLAGKSMGVICMTVIFFSAVTALLEAGGILDFLQNIFGLSDNETVMLSAFMEITSLSELQGSPYRLLPFICAVCSFGGLCIIIQLFALKSEKLSMFSFIKHRPLAALLSAVLCKILQPHLISETVTAVSYNHNLVKVNNLSASLCLIFMIFLLNYKKGLVFSDRV from the coding sequence ATGCTTGTTAACAGCGGATGCTTACGAATACTTACCAAACCATTCAAGTGGATACCACTCGTATTTTTTCGTATGCCCGAAGGCGTTTTCACAGTTTTTCTTATAAGCACTTTTGCAGGATACCCGGTTGGAATCAAAATTCTTTCCGATATGCTTGACAGTGGAGAAATCGATGCAGAAACTGCAGAAAAAGCATCTTGCTTCTGCTATTGCGGAGGCCCTGCATTTTACAGCGGTGCTATAGGACTTACGGTCTTCGGAAGTAAAGAAGTCGGACTGCTGATTTTTTTATCGGTACTTTTATCTAATATTGTTATAGCATTTTTCGTGTGCAGAACTTCTGAACTTAAAGAAAACCGAATTGTATCTGAAAAGAGAAATGGTGATCTGTTAGTCGGAAGTATCACATTGGCAGGGAAGTCCATGGGCGTTATCTGTATGACAGTTATATTCTTTTCGGCTGTTACGGCTTTACTTGAAGCAGGCGGCATATTAGACTTTTTACAGAATATTTTCGGACTTTCTGATAACGAAACAGTCATGCTGTCAGCTTTTATGGAAATTACATCACTTTCAGAACTGCAAGGATCACCTTATCGTCTTTTACCATTTATCTGTGCAGTCTGTTCTTTCGGCGGACTATGTATAATCATACAGTTATTTGCACTGAAATCAGAAAAATTATCAATGTTCAGTTTTATTAAACATAGACCTCTCGCCGCACTTCTATCAGCAGTGTTATGTAAAATATTACAGCCACATTTGATCAGCGAAACTGTAACTGCTGTTTCATATAATCATAATCTGGTTAAAGTAAACAATTTAAGTGCTTCATTATGTTTAATATTCATGATTTTTCTACTGAATTACAAAAAAGGTCTGGTATTTTCAGATCGAGTGTGA